One Actinomycetota bacterium DNA window includes the following coding sequences:
- the uvrC gene encoding excinuclease ABC subunit UvrC, with translation MSIPTNLEDELKNLPDGPGAYIFKDEKGRPIYIGKALSLKKRIRSYFQKTTGQSAKTAKLVSKIASLDFLMTDSEMEALILEANLIKRHKPKFNVSLRDDKTYPFIAISLSEDYPKVTVIRGEKRAGHKYFGPFTKAHAMRETLDVLRKIFPLRTCSKAKFNKAKKDSSPCLYHYLKMCSSPCIGAISKEGYDLLVLELVSFLEGRYAKVASSLKKEMDEAAARQEYERAALCRDKIRAIEHVLEGQKMISPKSEDNDYIAIAKERRLAVASVLYVRGGKLIGSDSHVLNLGGIDEEQVASSFIKQFYGQIDSLPRKIFIGGQVDEKDLIEAWLKKRAKRKVQIIQPQRGKNRRLVELAKKNAAHSLSFQTIKAREEGESNPLEGLKDLLKLEWIPQRIEAYDISTLMGRDSVASMIVFEDGLPLKEDYRRFKMAYQGGMNDVAMIEEVLRRRFKRHAKTKTDPFSSFAKLPDLVLIDGGLPQLTVADRVLKDLEMTGVELIALAKREEEIYRRGSARPISLAKDDPALNLLMRVRDEAHRFALSYQANLRSASMLSSALDELPKIGPARKRLLLSFFKTPENILKAELPDLEKVLSRSLAKDLFEHLRKVKLDG, from the coding sequence ATGTCTATACCGACCAATCTGGAAGACGAGTTAAAAAATCTGCCGGACGGACCCGGCGCATACATATTCAAAGACGAAAAGGGAAGGCCGATCTATATAGGCAAGGCCCTGTCGTTAAAGAAAAGAATCAGATCCTACTTTCAAAAGACGACGGGTCAATCGGCAAAGACGGCAAAACTCGTCTCGAAGATAGCCTCGCTTGACTTTCTCATGACCGATAGTGAAATGGAAGCCCTCATCCTGGAAGCCAACCTGATAAAGAGGCACAAACCCAAGTTCAACGTGAGTCTGCGAGACGACAAGACCTATCCCTTCATCGCCATATCCTTAAGTGAGGATTACCCCAAAGTCACGGTAATAAGAGGGGAAAAAAGGGCGGGCCATAAATACTTTGGCCCCTTCACCAAGGCCCACGCCATGAGGGAGACCTTGGATGTCTTGAGAAAGATATTCCCCCTTAGGACGTGTTCCAAGGCCAAGTTCAACAAGGCCAAAAAGGATTCTTCGCCTTGTCTCTATCACTACTTGAAAATGTGCTCTTCACCCTGCATTGGGGCGATCTCCAAAGAAGGTTATGATCTCTTGGTCTTGGAATTGGTCTCATTTTTGGAGGGGCGCTACGCCAAGGTGGCCTCGTCTCTCAAAAAGGAGATGGATGAGGCCGCAGCCCGTCAGGAATACGAGAGGGCGGCCTTGTGCAGGGATAAGATAAGGGCGATAGAGCATGTCCTTGAGGGGCAGAAGATGATCTCGCCCAAGAGCGAAGATAACGATTATATAGCCATAGCAAAGGAGAGGCGCCTTGCCGTCGCTTCCGTCCTTTACGTGAGAGGTGGCAAGCTGATCGGTTCCGACAGCCACGTCTTGAATCTGGGAGGTATCGACGAGGAGCAGGTCGCCTCCTCTTTCATCAAACAGTTCTACGGTCAGATCGATTCGCTGCCGAGAAAGATCTTCATTGGTGGTCAGGTTGACGAGAAGGATTTGATAGAGGCCTGGCTAAAGAAGAGGGCAAAGAGGAAGGTCCAGATCATCCAACCTCAGAGGGGCAAGAATAGGAGGCTGGTTGAGTTGGCCAAAAAAAACGCCGCTCACTCTTTGAGCTTTCAGACCATAAAGGCCAGAGAGGAGGGGGAGAGCAACCCCTTGGAGGGACTCAAAGATCTTTTGAAGCTGGAGTGGATCCCACAGAGGATCGAAGCTTATGATATATCGACCCTGATGGGGAGAGACTCGGTAGCCTCGATGATCGTTTTTGAGGACGGCCTACCCCTCAAAGAGGATTACCGAAGGTTTAAGATGGCTTACCAGGGAGGCATGAACGATGTTGCCATGATCGAAGAGGTCTTAAGGAGACGCTTTAAAAGGCACGCTAAAACCAAGACCGATCCCTTCAGCAGCTTTGCCAAGCTGCCCGATCTCGTCTTGATAGATGGAGGGTTGCCTCAGCTCACGGTGGCCGACAGGGTTCTAAAGGACCTGGAAATGACCGGTGTCGAGCTCATCGCTCTGGCCAAGCGGGAGGAGGAGATATATAGACGCGGCTCAGCAAGACCGATCAGTCTTGCCAAGGATGATCCGGCTTTGAATCTTCTGATGAGGGTAAGGGACGAAGCCCACCGTTTCGCCTTGAGTTATCAAGCTAACCTGCGGAGTGCCTCGATGCTCTCCTCGGCCTTGGACGAGCTACCCAAGATTGGTCCGGCAAGGAAAAGGCTCCTTCTCTCCTTTTTCAAGACGCCAGAGAATATTCTAAAGGCAGAGCTCCCCGATCTGGAGAAGGTTCTCTCAAGGTCACTTGCTAAAGATCTCTTCGAACACTTAAGGAAGGTGAAACTGGATGGATGA
- a CDS encoding methylated-DNA--[protein]-cysteine S-methyltransferase: MDESGLKALIYQSKWGFGAIIFKGVNVKRHILPTLSEDEIALNLADGYKILGLESRSSRIPDEVLVLRADLIDYFLGQRVEFNLSLDLEGFGRFEEEVLLSACQIPYGEMMTYKELAGISGRPKAFRAVGNALAKNQLLAIIPCHRVVATGGGLGGFSGPAGIKEKLLELENVHLDVRP, from the coding sequence ATGGATGAGAGCGGGCTCAAGGCGCTTATATACCAATCCAAGTGGGGTTTTGGAGCGATAATCTTTAAAGGGGTCAACGTAAAGCGCCACATCTTGCCCACCTTGAGCGAGGATGAAATCGCTCTCAACTTGGCCGATGGGTACAAAATTTTGGGCTTAGAGAGTCGGTCGAGCAGGATACCCGACGAGGTTCTTGTGCTTCGGGCCGATCTCATCGATTATTTCTTGGGCCAAAGGGTCGAGTTTAATTTAAGTTTAGATCTCGAGGGTTTTGGCCGATTTGAAGAGGAGGTTCTCCTTTCGGCCTGCCAGATACCTTACGGAGAGATGATGACCTACAAGGAGCTTGCCGGAATCTCTGGCCGGCCCAAAGCATTCAGGGCGGTTGGAAATGCTCTTGCCAAAAACCAGCTTTTGGCGATCATCCCCTGTCACAGGGTGGTTGCCACGGGAGGCGGGCTTGGGGGCTTTAGCGGACCCGCCGGCATTAAAGAGAAGCTCCTAGAACTCGAGAACGTTCACCTAGACGTTCGGCCATAA
- a CDS encoding phage holin family protein — protein sequence MRFLSRLIIVALAILAVSYFLPGIKIEGGMTVDGFLLALLVALVLAVVNAVIRPILAFFAFPVTIITFGLFNFVINAFMLILVSRVIQGFAIDNFISALIGSFLISLANVIASGGGD from the coding sequence TTGAGATTCTTAAGTCGCTTGATAATAGTGGCCTTGGCCATACTCGCAGTCTCCTATTTTCTACCCGGCATCAAAATCGAGGGTGGAATGACGGTGGACGGTTTTCTCTTAGCCCTTCTGGTCGCCTTGGTTCTTGCGGTGGTCAATGCGGTCATCCGGCCCATCTTGGCCTTCTTCGCTTTTCCCGTAACCATCATCACGTTCGGTCTCTTCAACTTCGTCATCAACGCCTTCATGCTAATTTTAGTCTCCAGAGTCATTCAGGGTTTTGCCATCGATAATTTTATCTCGGCTCTAATAGGCTCGTTTCTGATAAGCCTGGCAAACGTCATCGCTTCTGGCGGCGGAGACTAA
- the rapZ gene encoding RNase adapter RapZ, giving the protein MEYLDFTIITGFSGAGKSEAVKCFEDMGYFCIDNLPPSLILKMVELFSLPGSKVKKVALVIDVRLGGLFEDLFAALNELDDKAVSYQILFLEASDDELIRRFKETRRRHPLSVSGQVIEGIAKERSILEDVKGRADMVIDTSGMRVGELKDKIRSSFLGDKADKSLLITVISFGYKYGIPHDVDIIMDVRFLPNPHYIEDLKMHTGEEAPVREFVLKRPETKVFLNKFLGLLDFLIPKYIDEGKTHFVIALGCTGGTHRSVVLAEETKKFLQKRGFNSTLMHRDIGKDFSSHDAKR; this is encoded by the coding sequence ATGGAATATCTCGATTTCACGATAATTACGGGATTTTCGGGAGCCGGGAAGTCTGAGGCCGTGAAGTGCTTTGAGGATATGGGCTACTTCTGCATCGACAATTTGCCTCCCAGTCTTATTTTAAAGATGGTCGAACTATTCAGTCTGCCCGGAAGCAAGGTCAAGAAGGTGGCTCTGGTCATCGACGTAAGACTAGGCGGCCTCTTTGAAGATCTCTTTGCGGCTCTAAATGAGCTGGATGATAAGGCCGTAAGCTATCAGATCCTCTTTCTCGAAGCCTCTGACGACGAACTCATCAGGCGTTTCAAAGAGACGCGCCGCCGCCATCCCCTATCGGTTAGCGGACAAGTCATCGAGGGTATCGCGAAGGAGAGGTCGATCCTTGAAGATGTCAAAGGCCGGGCCGACATGGTTATCGATACCTCAGGCATGCGGGTCGGCGAACTCAAGGATAAGATCAGGAGCTCATTTCTGGGGGATAAGGCAGATAAGAGCCTCCTTATAACGGTCATCTCCTTCGGCTATAAATACGGCATCCCGCACGACGTCGATATAATAATGGACGTAAGATTTTTGCCAAATCCTCATTATATCGAGGATCTAAAGATGCACACGGGGGAGGAGGCCCCGGTCAGAGAGTTCGTCTTAAAGAGGCCGGAGACCAAAGTCTTCTTGAACAAGTTTTTGGGCCTTCTGGACTTCTTGATCCCCAAATATATCGATGAGGGCAAGACCCACTTCGTCATCGCTCTCGGTTGCACGGGCGGGACTCACCGCTCCGTAGTCCTGGCCGAGGAGACCAAAAAATTTCTACAAAAGCGGGGCTTCAACTCGACTCTAATGCATCGCGATATTGGAAAGGACTTCTCTTCGCATGATGCAAAGAGGTAA
- a CDS encoding YvcK family protein, producing MQRGNHKGWAVAAIGGGTGLPNVLRAAKLYASDIAAVVSVADDGGSSGRIRRDLGILPPGDIRNCLVALSAEEELIFDILQHRFEKGELAGHNLGNLILAGLTEIRGDFIQALKELSSILNIRGRVLPSTDSDVVLVAKVKNGRLIEGQSKIAKPLERGGIDWVQLEPKSPPANLEAVEAIISADQVIVGPGSLYTSIIPNLLVDGIYEAIKESRGEKIFVCNMVAQKGETTGYTASDHLEAILAHVGENPFDHMLVNLSHDKMMSDGQIPVEVGSRPAITGLGIELHLADLADDETSCHHDPAKLCQLLRSLL from the coding sequence ATGCAAAGAGGTAATCATAAGGGATGGGCGGTCGCGGCCATCGGCGGCGGGACCGGACTTCCCAATGTCCTAAGGGCCGCAAAACTCTACGCCTCGGATATAGCGGCCGTTGTTAGTGTGGCAGATGATGGGGGCAGCTCCGGCCGGATACGAAGGGATCTTGGGATCCTTCCCCCCGGCGACATACGAAATTGCTTAGTTGCTCTCTCCGCCGAGGAGGAGCTGATCTTCGATATTCTCCAGCACCGTTTCGAAAAGGGTGAGCTTGCTGGCCACAATCTTGGGAATCTGATTCTGGCCGGGCTCACCGAAATCAGAGGCGACTTCATCCAGGCCCTAAAGGAGCTCAGCTCCATCTTAAATATCCGGGGCCGGGTTTTACCATCGACCGACTCCGATGTGGTTTTGGTCGCCAAGGTGAAGAATGGTCGCCTGATAGAGGGCCAATCCAAAATAGCCAAACCACTTGAGCGGGGCGGCATAGACTGGGTCCAACTCGAACCGAAATCGCCGCCTGCCAACTTGGAAGCGGTAGAGGCGATAATCTCAGCCGATCAGGTGATAGTTGGACCGGGCAGTCTTTATACCAGTATAATCCCCAACCTTCTGGTCGACGGGATATATGAGGCCATAAAGGAGAGCCGGGGCGAAAAGATCTTCGTCTGCAACATGGTCGCCCAAAAGGGCGAGACGACGGGCTATACGGCCAGCGATCATCTAGAAGCCATCTTGGCCCATGTAGGCGAAAATCCGTTCGATCACATGCTGGTCAACCTGAGTCATGACAAGATGATGAGCGATGGCCAGATTCCGGTCGAGGTGGGCTCCAGGCCAGCCATAACGGGCCTTGGGATAGAGCTTCATCTGGCCGATTTGGCCGATGACGAGACAAGTTGTCATCACGATCCGGCAAAGCTCTGTCAGCTATTGCGATCTTTGTTATAA
- a CDS encoding response regulator transcription factor: protein MRVLLVEDEKKIATALKKGLEQEAFAVDLAFGGDDGFSLALTQPYDLVILDRMLPGRHDGTEILKEMRLKGINAPVIFLTAKDKIGDRVEGLNLGADDYLVKPFAFEELLARMRALLRRPKENLGPILKYQNLTLDSGNRAAQRDGRELNLTATEFALLEYMMRNSEKVLSKDEIISRVWDYDADILWNTVEVYIGYLRKKVDRPFSGPPLIHTKRGFGYYLGVKRDV from the coding sequence ATGAGAGTACTGCTGGTGGAAGATGAAAAGAAGATAGCCACCGCCCTGAAGAAGGGCCTGGAGCAGGAGGCCTTCGCCGTAGATCTCGCCTTTGGCGGCGACGACGGTTTCAGCCTTGCCCTAACCCAGCCATACGATCTCGTCATCTTGGACAGGATGCTCCCCGGCCGCCATGATGGAACAGAAATACTTAAAGAGATGCGACTTAAAGGGATAAATGCGCCGGTCATCTTCCTTACAGCCAAGGATAAGATAGGCGACCGGGTCGAGGGGCTCAATCTGGGAGCAGACGACTACCTGGTCAAACCGTTCGCCTTCGAGGAGCTTTTGGCCAGGATGAGGGCGCTGCTCCGCCGCCCCAAGGAGAACCTGGGCCCAATCCTAAAGTATCAGAACCTCACTTTAGATAGCGGCAACCGGGCGGCCCAAAGGGATGGACGCGAGCTCAACTTGACCGCAACCGAGTTTGCCCTTTTGGAATACATGATGAGAAACTCAGAGAAAGTACTGAGCAAAGACGAGATAATCTCACGCGTCTGGGATTACGACGCCGATATCCTCTGGAACACCGTCGAAGTCTACATCGGTTATCTCAGAAAGAAGGTTGACCGCCCTTTCAGCGGCCCACCCCTCATCCATACTAAGCGGGGCTTCGGTTATTACTTGGGGGTAAAGAGAGATGTTTAA
- the whiA gene encoding DNA-binding protein WhiA translates to MSFSSDIKHELARIISPKACCKKAELSAILKLDGSFHILGQGRFAIHSACQDAATARKTVKLIDELFGLEHEVAVRKSSFKRGHDYLIYAPNQPKLNQALNEIGILDDKMLIVPSFLCRLVKRDCCAASYLRGAFLGGGSMGDPAKGYHFELNTDNFELANDLLSLFNRFEINAKLSSRRKNYMIYIKGSEDLSRLLALVGAHDTLLKLEDFRVVKDVKNSVNRLVNCDTANLKRSAWATVKQIKDIELIDKEVGLNNIPHALAQIASKRVEFPEANLSELGELCEPKLSKSAVYHRIRRIKSLASKLAI, encoded by the coding sequence ATGTCTTTTTCTTCGGATATAAAGCACGAACTTGCCAGAATAATCTCTCCCAAAGCCTGCTGTAAAAAGGCCGAGCTCTCCGCAATCTTAAAATTGGATGGATCCTTTCACATCCTGGGCCAAGGCAGATTCGCCATCCATAGCGCCTGCCAGGACGCCGCAACCGCCAGAAAGACGGTCAAGCTTATAGATGAGCTCTTTGGCTTAGAACACGAGGTGGCGGTCAGAAAATCCTCCTTCAAGCGGGGGCACGACTACCTCATCTACGCTCCCAATCAACCCAAGCTGAACCAGGCCCTAAATGAAATAGGTATCTTAGACGATAAGATGTTAATAGTGCCGAGTTTCCTATGCAGGCTGGTGAAGAGGGATTGCTGCGCCGCCTCATATTTGAGAGGGGCCTTTTTGGGCGGCGGCTCGATGGGAGATCCCGCCAAAGGTTACCATTTCGAGCTAAATACCGACAACTTTGAGCTGGCAAACGATCTTTTGAGTCTCTTCAATCGGTTTGAGATAAATGCCAAACTTAGCTCAAGAAGGAAGAATTATATGATATATATTAAGGGGAGCGAGGACCTATCCAGGCTGCTGGCTCTGGTAGGAGCCCACGACACCCTGCTTAAACTGGAAGATTTTAGGGTCGTAAAAGATGTCAAAAATTCGGTCAATCGCCTGGTAAATTGCGATACGGCCAACCTGAAGAGATCGGCCTGGGCGACCGTCAAACAGATTAAGGATATAGAATTGATAGACAAGGAGGTGGGGCTGAATAATATACCCCATGCCCTCGCTCAGATAGCCTCAAAGAGGGTGGAGTTTCCGGAAGCAAACTTGAGCGAACTTGGCGAGCTCTGCGAGCCAAAACTCAGCAAATCGGCCGTCTATCATAGGATCAGAAGGATTAAAAGCCTGGCCAGCAAGCTGGCCATATAG
- a CDS encoding HAMP domain-containing sensor histidine kinase — MFKRAVIKQTAIYLLIVMGISLFFSLSIYRISSSVLVRNFRCQAAVVEGLEGGVMGHHRMISMMEDNVAETRMRLIISLLYANLFILFSAGIGSYYLALSTLRPIEEAHEAQIRFSADASHELRSPLAAMKTEIEVALRDPAFGGEEARALLQSNLEEIDKLTELSEGLLKLAEAPFRGMDKENLILSDLTREALEYLKISAKNKGIRVDSKIDDSLIVRGNRASLIELMIIVLDNAIKYSGGRKTVHIKAEKDGPRVKITIRDEGIGMSEEAALRIFDRFYRTDPSRSKDGVHGYGLGLSIAKKIVDIHQGKISVKSAPSKGSTFTIELPS, encoded by the coding sequence ATGTTTAAACGGGCCGTAATAAAGCAGACCGCAATATATTTGCTGATAGTGATGGGAATAAGTCTCTTCTTCAGCCTCAGCATCTACCGCATATCTTCTAGCGTGCTCGTAAGAAACTTTCGCTGCCAGGCCGCCGTGGTCGAAGGACTTGAGGGCGGGGTCATGGGTCATCATAGAATGATCTCGATGATGGAGGATAACGTGGCCGAGACAAGGATGAGGCTCATCATCAGCCTCCTCTATGCAAATCTATTCATCCTCTTCTCTGCGGGCATCGGCAGTTATTATTTGGCCCTCTCCACCCTGAGGCCAATCGAGGAGGCCCACGAAGCTCAGATTCGCTTCTCGGCCGACGCCTCTCACGAACTCCGTTCACCGCTGGCCGCAATGAAGACCGAGATCGAGGTGGCTTTAAGGGATCCCGCCTTCGGAGGTGAAGAGGCTCGAGCCTTATTGCAGAGCAATCTTGAGGAGATAGACAAGTTGACCGAACTATCCGAGGGCCTTTTGAAACTGGCCGAAGCTCCTTTTAGGGGAATGGACAAGGAGAACCTCATCTTGAGCGACCTTACCAGAGAAGCTCTAGAATATTTGAAAATATCTGCCAAGAACAAGGGGATCAGGGTCGATTCAAAGATCGACGACTCTCTTATCGTGCGCGGCAACCGAGCGAGTTTGATCGAACTTATGATCATAGTCCTAGATAACGCCATCAAATATAGCGGCGGCAGAAAGACCGTCCACATCAAGGCAGAAAAGGATGGTCCAAGGGTCAAGATAACCATAAGAGACGAGGGCATAGGCATGAGCGAGGAGGCGGCTTTGAGGATATTCGATCGCTTCTATCGAACCGACCCGTCCAGATCCAAGGACGGGGTCCATGGCTACGGCCTTGGGCTCTCGATTGCAAAAAAGATAGTCGATATACACCAGGGAAAGATATCGGTCAAGAGCGCCCCGTCGAAAGGTTCCACCTTCACCATCGAGCTCCCCTCTTAA
- a CDS encoding YHS domain-containing protein, with product MKDKENKKDAVCGMDLETGESLHHQHEGTDYHFYSKACLDEFKADPGKYVSKEAELSYGAAEKPIIYTCPAGHEVEGDEGGDCPECGSAMNRKDK from the coding sequence ATGAAAGACAAAGAGAACAAGAAGGACGCCGTCTGCGGCATGGATCTTGAGACGGGGGAGAGTCTTCATCATCAGCACGAGGGGACAGATTATCATTTTTACAGCAAGGCCTGCTTGGATGAGTTCAAAGCCGATCCCGGCAAATACGTGAGCAAGGAGGCCGAGCTCTCCTATGGGGCGGCCGAAAAGCCGATTATCTACACCTGTCCCGCAGGTCATGAGGTCGAGGGGGATGAAGGTGGCGATTGTCCGGAATGTGGGAGCGCCATGAACCGCAAGGATAAATAG
- a CDS encoding cytochrome c biogenesis protein CcdA: MRVSFISVFLAGIATFLSPCFLPLIPGYISFISGISFEELKEERESRLFIQSRTILFVLGFSIVFTLLGATASLIGGLIATARREIMIFGGVVLIIFGLNMIGVLKISFLESEKRPLIPKLGGIFAPVVMGIIFAVGWTPCIGPILSSVLILAGSTKSVLLGSVLLFIYSLGLGMPLIASAYAINGFLRLFAKYKGLMRQVRVVSGLILIVVGLLFMLGKLYILSF, encoded by the coding sequence GTGAGAGTATCGTTCATATCAGTCTTTCTGGCCGGCATAGCAACCTTCCTGTCTCCTTGCTTCCTTCCGCTGATACCCGGATATATTTCGTTTATCTCCGGCATCTCCTTTGAAGAACTTAAGGAGGAGAGGGAGAGCCGCCTCTTCATCCAGAGCAGAACCATCCTCTTCGTTCTCGGTTTTTCGATCGTCTTTACGCTTCTGGGAGCGACCGCCAGCCTGATTGGCGGACTCATAGCGACCGCAAGGCGAGAGATAATGATCTTTGGAGGAGTCGTCCTCATCATCTTCGGCCTAAACATGATCGGCGTCTTGAAGATATCATTCTTAGAGAGCGAGAAAAGACCCCTCATTCCCAAACTTGGCGGGATATTTGCTCCCGTCGTCATGGGGATTATCTTTGCTGTAGGCTGGACCCCCTGCATCGGTCCGATCCTCTCATCGGTGCTGATTTTGGCCGGCTCGACCAAGTCGGTCCTCTTGGGCTCGGTCCTCCTCTTCATCTATTCCTTGGGTCTTGGTATGCCCCTCATTGCATCGGCCTATGCGATAAACGGTTTCTTGCGGCTCTTTGCCAAATACAAGGGCTTGATGAGACAGGTCAGAGTGGTGAGCGGTCTCATCCTGATAGTCGTGGGTCTCCTCTTTATGCTGGGAAAGTTGTACATATTGAGTTTTTAG